A stretch of the Leopardus geoffroyi isolate Oge1 chromosome B2, O.geoffroyi_Oge1_pat1.0, whole genome shotgun sequence genome encodes the following:
- the FOXQ1 gene encoding forkhead box protein Q1 — protein sequence MKLEVFGPRAAHGDKPGSDLEGAGGSDAPSPLSAAGDDSLGSDGDCAANSPAAGGSAEELAGGGERNAGCGPGAEEEVPAAVAAGHAEACAAGPGAGSAGGGEGARSKPYTRRPKPPYSYIALIAMAIRDSAGGRLTLAEINEYLMGKFPFFRGSYTGWRNSVRHNLSLNDCFVKVLRDPSRPWGKDNYWMLNPNSEYTFADGVFRRRRKRLSHRAAAPQPGLRPEEAAAHPAAAPPPPAPAAPTSPRARSPARHEGRASPAGKFSSSFAIDSILSKPFRSRRDGDAAPGARLPWGAAPCPPLPTYPALLPGASGGALLPMCAYSAAEPLLLSARGADAPPAAPPAVPHLLLAPLSASAPAKPFRGPAAGGGAHLYCPLRLPAALQASSAGGPGPHLPYPVETLLA from the coding sequence ATGAAGTTGGAGGTGTTCGGCCCCCGCGCGGCCCACGGGGACAAGCCGGGTAGTGACTTGGAGGGTGCCGGCGGCAGCGACGCACCATCTCCGCTGTCCGCAGCCGGCGACGATTCCTTGGGCTCGGACGGGGACTGCGCGGCCAACAGCCCGGCGGCGGGCGGCAGCGCCGAGGAGCTGGCGGGCGGCGGCGAGCGGAACGCAGGCTGCGGGCCAGGCGCTGAGGAGGAGGTCCCCGCAGCGGTGGCGGCGGGGCACGCGGAGGCCTGCGCAGCCGGGCCAGGTGCGGGGAGCGCGGGGGGCGGCGAGGGCGCGCGCAGCAAGCCGTACACGCGGCGGCCCAAGCCCCCGTACTCGTACATCGCGCTCATCGCCATGGCTATCCGCGACTCGGCTGGAGGGCGCCTGACGCTGGCCGAGATCAACGAGTACCTCATGGGCAAGTTCCCCTTCTTCCGCGGAAGCTACACGGGCTGGCGCAACTCCGTGCGCCACAACCTCTCACTTAACGACTGCTTCGTCAAGGTGCTGCGCGACCCCTCGCGGCCCTGGGGCAAGGACAACTACTGGATGCTCAACCCCAACAGCGAGTACACCTTCGCCGACGGGGTCTTCCGCCGCCGCCGCAAGCGCCTCAGCCACCGGGCGGCAGCCCCCCAACCAGGGCTTCGGCCAGAGGAGGCCGCGGCCCACCCCGCCGCTGCGCCCCCtccgcccgcgcccgccgccccgACTTCTCCCCGTGCGCGCTCGCCCGCCCGCCACGAGGGGCGCGCCAGCCCTGCGGGCAAGTTTTCCAGTTCTTTCGCCATAGACAGCATCCTAAGCAAGCCCTTCCGCAGCCGCCGAGACGGGGACGCAGCCCCCGGGGCGCGGCTGCCATGGGGCGCCGCACCCTGTCCGCCGCTCCCCACATATCCCGCGCTCCTCCCCGGAGCCTCCGGAGGGGCCCTGCTGCCGATGTGCGCTTACAGTGCGGCGGAGCCCTTGCTGCTGAGCGCGCGCGGAGCCGACGCACCGCCGGCCGCGCCACCCGCAGTGCCTCACCTCTTGCTTGCGCCTCTCTCTGCCTCGGCCCCCGCCAAGCCGTTTCGTGGCCCCGCGGCTGGCGGCGGCGCGCACCTGTACTGCCCCCTGCGGCTGCCCGCGGCGCTGCAGGCGTCCTCAGCCGGTGGCCCCGGCCCGCACCTGCCTTACCCAGTGGAGACGCTTCTGGCCTGA